GACCTGCGTGTAGAGATTAGCGTCCTTGCCGAACAGCGCCACGGTCTCGCCGTCGAAGACCATCTCGACTTTGGCGAAGCCGCCCATTCGTGTCGCACGCAACTTATCCGGCCGTCCCAACTCGATCTTGCCGGAACCGGCCAGCAGCAGCTTCCGGTGATCCTTGGTGACGACTTCGAGATTGGTGTCATAGGGCAAATGAAATCGCCTGCTGCGAGGCGAGATAGTCGGACATCGCCTTGAGCAGGATCTTGGCCACCTCTTCTCCGGCCTATGCCTCTCGTTGCGTGGCATGCGGCAATCGCCGACTGACGACTGTCATCGGCGAAACTCTACGAGCAGATAGAGCGAAACGCCGTAGCATCTGGTATACACTGGGCAGTGGAACCCGTGGAATCCGTCCATACGGCGAGGCGGCCAAAGGGCTCAGAAGCCGTTTGACGCGGGGGACGCCAGGAGCCTGGCTTCGACGTCCACTGCACCCGGCACGGGCAGGCCAGCCTTGCGAAGCGAGGCGATCATGCGGATATTGTCCTTCGGCTGGATGTTGCGCTTCCTGTTCTCTTCGATGACGTCGCGGATGTACTCAGGACGCATCGTCATGAAGACCTCTCCCTCGCGCTTCGCATCGTCGATCAGGCCGGCCTCGGCATAGATTGCGGCTGCAACGGCATGAAACAGAGGGAACTTCTGCAGGTCGGCTTTCCGGATTAGGCTCACCGCCTTTTCGTGATCGTTGAGCATATAGGCGGCAAGCGCGCGTGTCCCGTTGTAGTAACCGGCCCCACCAGGGTTCAGTGCAAGCGCCCGATCAAGCAAATCCGCCCCCCGCCTCCACTGCCCGCACATGGCAACCCGCGTCCCGAACTCTGCCAGCAGTTCCGTGTCGTTGGGATTGGTCGCCAGTGCCTCGTCGCCGACCTCGAGCGCTTCGGTCAGTTGCTGGTTGAAGAACAAGGCAATCATCAGAGATTGAAGCGCGCGCGTGTTACGCGGTTCGATGTCGATCGCGCGACGGGCAGCGCTCAGCGCCCGTTCCATCGGCGCTGGCTGGCCAGGCTTCAGGTTGTACCTGAAGCGGTCTTCATCGAGATAGGCGATAGACAGCATGGCCCATGCCGTCGCATAGGTCGGGTAGCGTGCGACGGCGCTTTCCAGGCAAGCACGTGCCGTCAGATGCGTTTCCGGACTGAGTTCTGCGCGGTAGGCGTAGAAGCGAAGGGTGCAGTCGTAGACGCCAAGGTCGTCCGGGGGAGGATTGGCCGTCACGGCCTGCGCAATGATGCCGTAAGGCTGGGCGACGGCCGTGGCGACCTTGCTTGCGACGTCGGACTGGATGGTGAACAGCTCTCGCGTGGTCAGATCGTCATCGTAGTTCTGCGACCAGAGGATCGCACCGTCCGATGTGTCGACAAGCCGAGCAGTCACCCGAACCCTCGGGCCTGACACCCTGACGCCGCCAGCGAGCAGATAGCGAGCGCCGAGCCCCCCACGCACTTCCGACGCCTGCACTTCCGGTGGCAGCGATTTCGACGTCTCGCGCCCGAACACTCTGATCTCCTTGAACCGGGGCAGTGCGGTCAGCAACTCCTCGGTCAATCCCACGGTATATAGCTCGGCCTGCGGACCATCACCGAGATTGGCGAAGGGTGCGATCACCAGGGTCGGTTCGTCAGGCGCCTCGGTGACGTTGGACTGTCTCGCGCCGGCGACGAAACGGTCGGTTGCCCAATACGTGAGCGCCGCCGTGCAGACGACACCGACGAGACCAGCAAGGATCGGCAACCGGGGCCGCAGCCAGCCTTGGCCAGGGCGCTTGCCGGGGTTCTCGACTGCGGCTTCCTTGCGGTCCGTGATCGCCGCATCGTTCCATGCGAAAGACGGAGCATAACCGCCTTTTGGGATGTCGATCTTGATGGGATCGCGCTGTCCGGCGACGAGATAGTAGCGCTCGAGGGTGCGCCGCAGGCGCCCCGCTTCGATGCGGACGACAGGATCGTCCTGGGTGAAGCCATCGCTGCGCTTGAACACCTCGACCGCGACGGTATAGCCCTTCAGGCGCTGTGCGCGGCCAGACAGTGCCTCCTCGACAACGAAGGTTAGAAACGCTGCGCCACGCCCGGCTTTCGGAAACTCCGGACTGGAAATAATGCGTGCGAGTTGCGCGCGAATCTCGTCCGGACATGGTAACGGCTCCGCGTCCCCGGACGCGTCTGTCACAGAGGTGTCCATAACTCGCTCCCCCTCACACCCTCAGGCGCAGCAATCACAGATTTAGTTAGCGTGCCCGGTGTAACCTACGCCACCAAGGCGGCCCCGTCCAGAAACATAGCAAGCCTTCATGAACGTTATTGTTGAGCTGATCCGATTCACTACCGCAGTGGTGGGTACGTGTATCGGGGCATGTGGGTCGACGGCAACACCCACAATTTCGGCTATATCGGCACGTGCGCCACGGGGACCGAGGCGGGCGACTGGTGGTCGGCCCCGATTGGAAAGGTGAAACGCCGATAAGGATCAAGAAGGTCTTCCAATTGACGGCGCCGTTCACGCTCGCGCTTATCCGCCCTCATTCCCGACGACATGCCGAACGTCGAGATAATTCAGCATAGAAGAAGCGGGTTTCGTCCGCCTCTCCGTCGCAAGGTTGTTGCGATACCCGCGTGCCGGCAGCCAAACCTGCCCATCGCCCGCCGCCGCGGCCGACGCGGACGACTCTACGACGATCTATTTCGGTCCGGAGCAGCCGGAGGGCGTGAAACGCGGCAACTGGATTCAGAAGATGCCAGGCAGGGCGGGTTCACGCTCCTGCGCCTTTACCAGGCCGCTCGAGCCGTTCTTCACGAAGGAATGGCGGTTAAGCGAGATCGAACTGGTTCCCTGAGGCTGAAACAATATAAGACGTCCGCGGCGACGTGCGGACCTCTTATCATACCCCCGGTTCGGGCAGCGGAGACCTTTGGGTCAGTTCGGGCAGACATCCCAGAAACCTGTCGTGCGGGCACTATTCGTATAGTACCAGCAATAGCCTGACTGCGGCGGTGACCCCGCGACGGACGCTGCGGCTGCGCCTGCGAGGAAGCCTACGGCAGCACCCGCTGCGATCGCTCCACCAGGCCTCCAGTAACGGTTTGGACTGAGGACCACGACACCACGTGGCCGACGGGTGGCGGCAGCGGCAGCGCATCCTCGGGGGCCGCATGCGGCAGCCGCGCAACCATGGCGGCCACAGGCTGCGGCAGCCTGGCGGGCCTCGGCGGGAATCGCCGACAAGACCGGTGCGACCGCGAGGACGAGGGTTACGACGACGGTTGCAACGTTCAGCATGAGTAACAGAGGTTTCATCTGCTTGTCCTCGTTTCGTGCGAGAGGGGGGTGAGGTTGGTTCCCTTAGAGACGGGGCCAGGTCTGCGATTCGCAGACGACCTTGAGGACGCAGCCTTTCATCTTCAACGCACTGCCGGAGACTGTCAGCGAGCCGTCGTACGTCTTGTTGGCATCGGGATCGGTGATCTTGCCTGAATAGCTGCCATCCTTGCCGCTGAAAGTGCCGATCTGCTTGCCCGCGTGCTTGCCCGATTTCAACGTGATGCAGTAGCCGGCGCCACATGGAGCGATGGCGGCGGTGTCGCCGAGCTCAGTCTTCCAGTTGCCGATGATCGGGTCTCCGGCATGGGCGACGGTGGTGGTGATCGCGAGTGCGGCGGCAATGAAGATGATGCGTTTCATAGGAGCTCCTTCGGTTGCCGACCGCAAGGGGTCGGCGTTTTGACGTGACGTCGTGAGCCTACGCGCGCTCGGCGTCGGACACCCGTAACATCTCGTATGCTCTGTGTGGGGAGGTTAGGGCGGTGTGTCTCGCATCGGGAAAAGGCGTCGCGCCGAAAGGCGCTAACTCGGTGTTACTGTAACTTACGCCCCAAAACCGAAACGTTGGGGCATCATGCGATGCCGACGGCAAGTCCGTCATGCGGTAAAGGGTATTGGGGAGGCAACTTCGAACTTGGTCGGCATTCTTTGATGAGCTCCTTGGCCTCCTGATCGAGACGCAACTGCTTCCAGCCTCCGCTCGATAGATTTGTACACCGTCTTGCGATCGATGCCAGTCTGCCAGCATCATCGTCTCCAACTGATCACTAAAATCCTTTTCCGACTGAGGCGTGAAACCACAACGACTTGTAACTTCCGGATCCGCCGATGGGCGGGCGCAGCTCTTGAGGCTCCATCGAGACCCGTCCGCAAGTGAGGGCGGCCGCAAACGGGTGGCCCCGAATGCTAGGGATGTGCGGGTTGCCGCTGCTCCAGATTCTCCTCCTTCGGTATCCGGAACCACGCCACATAGAGTGCCGGAAGGAAAAGAAGCGTCAGTGCGGTACCGACAACGATGCCCCCCATCATGGCATAGGCCATGGGACCCCAGAAGACTTCCCGGGAGATTGGAATGAGTGCGAGAGTCGCGGCGGCCGCCGTCAGCATGATCGGACGCATCCGGTGCTCAGTCGCCTCGACGACGGCGCGCCATGGCGCTACGCCTTCGCTCCGAAGCTGTTCGATCTGCACGACCAGGATGACAGAGTTCCGGATCAGAATCCCTATCAGCGCAAGC
This Rhizobium sullae DNA region includes the following protein-coding sequences:
- a CDS encoding adenylate cyclase: MDTSVTDASGDAEPLPCPDEIRAQLARIISSPEFPKAGRGAAFLTFVVEEALSGRAQRLKGYTVAVEVFKRSDGFTQDDPVVRIEAGRLRRTLERYYLVAGQRDPIKIDIPKGGYAPSFAWNDAAITDRKEAAVENPGKRPGQGWLRPRLPILAGLVGVVCTAALTYWATDRFVAGARQSNVTEAPDEPTLVIAPFANLGDGPQAELYTVGLTEELLTALPRFKEIRVFGRETSKSLPPEVQASEVRGGLGARYLLAGGVRVSGPRVRVTARLVDTSDGAILWSQNYDDDLTTRELFTIQSDVASKVATAVAQPYGIIAQAVTANPPPDDLGVYDCTLRFYAYRAELSPETHLTARACLESAVARYPTYATAWAMLSIAYLDEDRFRYNLKPGQPAPMERALSAARRAIDIEPRNTRALQSLMIALFFNQQLTEALEVGDEALATNPNDTELLAEFGTRVAMCGQWRRGADLLDRALALNPGGAGYYNGTRALAAYMLNDHEKAVSLIRKADLQKFPLFHAVAAAIYAEAGLIDDAKREGEVFMTMRPEYIRDVIEENRKRNIQPKDNIRMIASLRKAGLPVPGAVDVEARLLASPASNGF
- a CDS encoding DUF2147 domain-containing protein, whose product is MKRIIFIAAALAITTTVAHAGDPIIGNWKTELGDTAAIAPCGAGYCITLKSGKHAGKQIGTFSGKDGSYSGKITDPDANKTYDGSLTVSGSALKMKGCVLKVVCESQTWPRL